One genomic region from Clostridium saccharobutylicum DSM 13864 encodes:
- a CDS encoding phosphoenolpyruvate carboxykinase (ATP), with amino-acid sequence MKKEFSMSNDKVMINFTAKYCNSFESILESSGFRRILEVYLRRAKKKNSLSYRYLKQELETDSLIDIRRDLIQIIKYLTVMNLEEVININERYESLLQDKDRFIAFIEDFYLFWRKLERYTIVHRYKVQQGLAAASFTEANANFSTLILNLYRKIEMHVVGYQPKVYRQIPAGGNACIMIHELEWARPEGYEALEDIPFIDHILLETPFITYPKKNTRDGMFAEVDQNPLKYADINKDHWFCYPAKIGGLLTFIYFHRDFMEHGITLCNLFEMARTEETRGRKPDIVYVFGAKDEGEELKTVFYDDEKNNIMLGYINHSEKIDYFGYIKKMTLTLYNLIMIKRGFLPIHGSMVNILLKSGDVANVVIMGDSGAGKSESLEAFRSLSEDYISDMTIIFDDMGTFKIEDGVINGYGTEIGAFVRLDDLDQGYAFKEMDRSIFMNPDKVNARLVVPVSSYKEITKGHPVNFFFYANNYEGAEEGGKYLNYFTTPEEAIKVFKAGARMAKGTTTEKGLVESFFANPFGPAQKQEETNILIDKYFKAMFESGQVKVGQIRTCLGVPGQEKEGPRNAAIELFDEIKKMK; translated from the coding sequence ATGAAAAAAGAATTTTCAATGAGCAATGATAAGGTAATGATAAACTTTACGGCTAAGTACTGTAATAGTTTTGAATCTATACTAGAAAGTAGTGGATTTAGACGAATTTTAGAAGTCTATTTGAGAAGAGCTAAAAAGAAGAATTCATTATCATATAGATATTTAAAACAAGAATTAGAAACAGACAGTCTTATAGATATTAGAAGAGATTTGATACAAATTATAAAATATTTAACAGTTATGAATTTAGAAGAAGTTATTAATATAAATGAGCGTTATGAATCACTTTTACAAGATAAAGACAGATTTATAGCATTTATAGAAGATTTTTATCTTTTTTGGAGAAAACTTGAAAGATATACAATAGTTCATAGATATAAAGTACAACAAGGTCTAGCAGCTGCTAGCTTTACAGAAGCAAATGCTAATTTTTCAACTTTAATTTTAAATTTATATAGAAAAATTGAAATGCATGTTGTAGGATATCAACCAAAAGTCTACAGACAAATTCCAGCTGGAGGAAATGCATGTATTATGATACATGAGTTGGAATGGGCAAGACCAGAAGGATATGAAGCTTTAGAGGATATACCTTTTATAGATCATATACTTTTAGAAACTCCATTTATAACTTATCCAAAGAAAAATACAAGAGATGGTATGTTTGCTGAGGTAGACCAGAATCCATTAAAATATGCTGATATTAATAAGGATCATTGGTTCTGTTATCCAGCTAAAATTGGAGGACTACTTACTTTCATTTATTTCCATAGAGATTTTATGGAACATGGAATAACTTTATGTAATCTATTTGAAATGGCAAGAACTGAAGAGACAAGAGGTAGAAAGCCAGATATTGTATATGTATTTGGTGCTAAAGATGAAGGAGAAGAACTTAAAACAGTATTTTATGATGATGAAAAAAATAATATAATGCTTGGATATATTAATCATTCAGAGAAAATTGATTACTTTGGCTATATAAAGAAAATGACATTGACTCTTTATAACTTAATAATGATAAAAAGAGGATTCTTACCAATACATGGATCTATGGTCAACATTCTTCTTAAGAGTGGAGACGTAGCTAATGTTGTTATTATGGGGGACAGTGGTGCTGGTAAATCAGAAAGTTTAGAGGCATTTAGAAGTTTAAGTGAGGATTATATTTCAGATATGACTATAATCTTTGATGATATGGGTACATTTAAGATAGAAGATGGTGTAATCAATGGTTATGGCACAGAAATAGGCGCTTTTGTTAGATTAGATGACTTGGATCAAGGTTATGCATTTAAAGAAATGGATAGAAGTATATTTATGAATCCTGACAAAGTTAATGCTAGATTAGTTGTACCAGTATCATCATATAAGGAAATAACTAAGGGACATCCAGTGAATTTCTTCTTCTATGCTAATAATTATGAAGGTGCTGAAGAAGGTGGAAAATACTTAAATTATTTTACAACGCCTGAAGAAGCTATAAAAGTATTTAAAGCAGGTGCTAGAATGGCAAAAGGAACGACTACTGAGAAAGGACTTGTAGAATCCTTTTTTGCAAATCCATTTGGACCAGCACAAAAGCAAGAGGAAACAAATATTCTTATAGATAAATATTTTAAGGCTATGTTTGAAAGTGGTCAAGTTAAAGTTGGTCAAATCAGAACTTGCTTAGGAGTGCCAGGGCAAGAAAAGGAAGGTCCAAGAAATGCAGCAATAGAGTTGTTTGATGAGATAAAGAAAATGAAATAG
- a CDS encoding putative ABC transporter permease: MLDFNYYTLIFYFAFYSFSGWCLEVLYYFKNEHRFVNRGFLHGPFCPIYGFTISSLVIILDSFKNNILILFLLGFFLTSALEYLTGFVLEKTFKAKWWDYADDPFNIHGRVCLPYSLFWGTCEVGVIRILHPIVNEAVIHIPRMFGNMFVYALVIYFIVDLGFTLSSLAQINRFYPLQFASSNFFFEKPFLVFNSTREKALDKVKNFETVLDKVRFNFNNKKFHNLRNISSNPFNHIFKTLKNKLKKD; the protein is encoded by the coding sequence ATGTTGGATTTTAATTACTATACTTTAATATTTTATTTTGCATTTTACTCTTTTTCAGGTTGGTGCTTAGAAGTATTATATTATTTTAAAAATGAACATCGATTTGTCAACAGGGGATTTTTACACGGACCATTTTGTCCCATATATGGTTTTACTATATCATCTCTCGTTATAATTTTAGATAGTTTTAAAAATAATATTTTAATATTATTTTTATTAGGATTTTTCTTAACATCAGCGTTAGAATATTTGACTGGATTTGTTTTGGAGAAAACTTTTAAAGCTAAGTGGTGGGATTATGCAGACGATCCATTCAATATACATGGCAGAGTTTGTTTACCTTATTCTTTATTTTGGGGAACTTGTGAAGTTGGTGTAATACGAATTTTACATCCTATAGTTAATGAAGCGGTTATTCATATTCCAAGAATGTTTGGCAATATGTTTGTTTATGCTTTAGTTATATATTTTATTGTGGATCTTGGATTCACTTTATCTTCATTAGCACAAATTAATAGATTTTATCCTCTTCAATTTGCATCATCTAATTTCTTTTTTGAAAAACCTTTTCTAGTATTCAATTCTACACGAGAAAAGGCTCTCGATAAAGTAAAGAACTTTGAAACTGTCTTAGATAAAGTTAGATTTAATTTTAATAACAAAAAATTTCATAATTTACGTAATATTTCATCAAATCCATTTAATCATATATTTAAAACATTAAAAAATAAATTAAAAAAGGATTAA
- a CDS encoding DUF378 domain-containing protein, producing the protein MKVLDSIALLLMIIGGVNWGLISFFQFNLVSSLFGSFSSLTRIIYALVGIASLYSISFFAKERAS; encoded by the coding sequence ATGAAAGTTTTAGATTCAATTGCACTTTTACTAATGATTATAGGTGGTGTCAATTGGGGATTAATTAGTTTCTTTCAATTTAACTTAGTTAGTTCTCTTTTCGGAAGTTTTTCATCATTAACTAGAATTATTTATGCATTAGTTGGAATTGCAAGTTTATATTCAATTTCATTTTTTGCTAAAGAAAGAGCTTCTTAA
- a CDS encoding Lrp/AsnC ligand binding domain-containing protein — translation MALVSNAHLDELDLQILELLIKDCRTPYLEIARICHVSGGTIHVRMKKMEDLGIIKGSRIVLNLAKLGYDVCCFVGIYVDKASSFNSVLDEMSKIKEVVELHLTTGSFSMFAKVVCSNISDLQDVLLNKINVITGIQRTDTFISLSQPIDRNISL, via the coding sequence ATGGCTTTAGTTTCAAATGCTCATTTGGATGAATTAGATTTACAAATATTAGAATTATTAATAAAGGATTGCAGAACTCCATATTTAGAAATCGCAAGAATATGTCATGTTAGTGGTGGTACTATTCATGTTAGAATGAAAAAAATGGAGGACTTAGGAATAATAAAGGGATCCAGAATCGTTTTAAATCTTGCTAAATTAGGATATGATGTATGTTGTTTTGTTGGTATATATGTAGACAAAGCCTCTTCTTTTAATTCAGTACTTGATGAAATGTCTAAAATAAAAGAAGTTGTTGAACTACATTTAACTACTGGTAGTTTTTCTATGTTTGCCAAAGTTGTGTGTAGTAATATATCTGACTTACAGGATGTTTTACTAAATAAAATTAACGTAATTACTGGAATACAAAGAACTGATACTTTCATTTCTTTATCTCAACCAATAGATAGAAATATTTCTTTATAA
- a CDS encoding gamma carbonic anhydrase family protein yields the protein MIKSFMNKKPTLEEEIYVSETAVIIGDVTLRKKSNVWFGAVIRGDEESIVIGERTNIQENSVLHVDKTNNIEIGAGCTIGHGAIIHGCKIGSNTLIGMGAIILNGAKIGNNTIVGAGSLVTQNKEFDDGVLIIGNPARAVRKLTEEEIKGNRNACLSYIELSNELR from the coding sequence ATGATAAAAAGCTTTATGAATAAGAAACCTACATTGGAAGAAGAGATTTATGTTTCTGAAACTGCAGTTATTATTGGAGATGTAACATTGAGGAAAAAATCAAATGTTTGGTTTGGGGCAGTTATTAGAGGAGATGAAGAAAGTATAGTTATAGGAGAGAGGACTAATATTCAGGAAAATTCAGTATTACATGTTGATAAAACAAATAATATAGAAATTGGAGCGGGATGTACTATTGGACACGGAGCAATAATTCATGGATGTAAAATAGGCAGCAATACTTTAATCGGAATGGGTGCGATAATACTAAATGGAGCTAAAATAGGTAATAATACTATTGTGGGGGCAGGAAGTTTAGTTACTCAAAATAAGGAATTTGATGATGGAGTTTTAATTATAGGGAATCCTGCAAGAGCAGTTAGAAAACTAACAGAAGAAGAAATAAAAGGTAACAGAAATGCATGTTTAAGTTATATAGAATTAAGCAATGAACTTAGATAA
- a CDS encoding CvfB family protein codes for MIILGEYANLKVSKKVDFGYYLEDKFGDEVLLPNSDVKNHDIKEGDKLEVFIYRDSKDRMISTLKKPYITVGQIGYLEVVSQREIGAFVDIGLGRDLFIPLKEQSFKLKDGKKYLFYMYTDKTDRLAGTTKIDSYLDLAEEGKYKVSDEVKAIVYDTCENGTLNVAIDGKYRGLILANEHFDYIYPGQEIEVRVKRIYEDGTLGVTTRKKRLDAREELSQKILQYLKENGGFMPFNDKSSSEDIKAEFNTSKNYFKMTLGGLMKQKLIIQDKEGTRLL; via the coding sequence ATGATAATACTTGGAGAATACGCTAATTTAAAAGTGAGTAAAAAGGTTGATTTTGGATACTATCTTGAGGATAAATTTGGAGATGAAGTACTACTTCCTAATAGTGATGTGAAAAATCATGACATTAAGGAAGGAGATAAGTTAGAGGTATTTATATATAGAGATTCTAAAGATAGAATGATTTCAACATTGAAGAAACCATACATAACTGTGGGCCAAATTGGTTATTTAGAAGTTGTAAGTCAAAGAGAAATAGGAGCTTTTGTAGATATCGGACTTGGTAGGGATCTTTTTATTCCTCTAAAAGAACAAAGTTTCAAACTTAAAGATGGAAAGAAATATTTATTTTATATGTATACAGATAAAACTGATAGATTAGCTGGAACAACAAAAATAGATTCTTATTTAGATTTAGCTGAAGAAGGCAAGTACAAAGTCTCAGATGAAGTTAAAGCAATAGTTTATGATACATGTGAAAATGGAACATTGAATGTTGCGATAGACGGTAAATACAGAGGATTGATATTGGCTAATGAGCATTTTGATTACATATATCCAGGTCAAGAAATAGAGGTTAGAGTTAAAAGAATCTATGAAGATGGAACTCTTGGAGTTACTACAAGAAAAAAGAGACTTGATGCAAGAGAAGAGTTGAGTCAAAAAATTCTTCAATATTTAAAAGAAAATGGAGGATTTATGCCATTTAATGATAAGTCATCATCAGAGGATATAAAGGCGGAATTTAATACAAGTAAGAACTACTTTAAAATGACTCTTGGTGGCTTAATGAAACAAAAATTAATAATTCAAGATAAAGAAGGAACAAGACTTCTTTAA
- the asnB gene encoding asparagine synthase (glutamine-hydrolyzing), whose product MCGIAGLVNFKQDIVQDKDILKKMVKTLERRGPDAQGFYISPNVLLGHRRLIVVDPKGGLQPMTKTFEGKKYTLVYNGELYNTEDLRKDLIKAGFAFDSYSDTEVLLTSYICWGKDCINKLIGIFAFAVFDEGKNEVFLARDQMGVKPLFYTICDNTLVFGSEIKTILANPKVKREVDREGLTEVFGLGPAVIPGSAIFKNIKEVAPANCLLISSDNSIKKWEYWTVEAKEFKETPEEAIAHTRELLVDAITRQLVGDVPVCTFLSGGLDSSAISAIAANEFKNRGKKLTTYSIDYEDNDKYFKSSLFQPTSDEFYAEEMAKFIGSNHKKVVLNHTDLALALRDAVIARDLPGMADIDSSLLLFCKEIRKDFVVGLSGECADEIFGGYPWFTRDEMFYLDTFPWSRFVNDRKAIVNENLKSMPIEELVRTQYEKSLSKVPHLDDESKRDYRMREVSYLNLKWFMVNLLNRKDRVSMTNSLEVRVPFADIRLVDYAFNLPAEVKLYKGREKGLLRAALEGILPKEIVYRKKSPYPKTHNPIYTDIVCKMLTDILDKKSSPIHEIIDDKVVKEIVRTRGESYKSPWYGQLMTGPQLLAYLIQVNTWLEEYNINLLL is encoded by the coding sequence ATGTGTGGCATTGCTGGATTAGTAAATTTTAAGCAGGACATAGTTCAAGATAAAGATATATTGAAAAAGATGGTAAAAACATTAGAGAGAAGAGGTCCTGATGCACAGGGATTTTACATTTCTCCAAATGTTTTATTAGGTCATAGAAGATTGATAGTAGTAGACCCAAAAGGTGGTTTGCAGCCTATGACAAAGACTTTTGAGGGGAAAAAATATACGTTAGTTTATAATGGCGAACTTTATAATACAGAAGATTTAAGGAAAGATTTAATTAAAGCAGGATTTGCTTTTGATTCTTATTCTGATACTGAAGTTTTACTTACTTCGTATATATGCTGGGGAAAAGATTGTATTAATAAGTTGATTGGAATATTCGCATTTGCAGTTTTTGATGAAGGAAAAAATGAAGTGTTTTTAGCTAGGGATCAAATGGGAGTAAAACCTTTATTTTATACTATATGTGATAATACATTAGTATTTGGCTCTGAAATTAAGACTATACTAGCTAATCCTAAAGTAAAAAGAGAAGTTGATAGAGAAGGATTAACAGAAGTTTTTGGACTTGGACCAGCAGTAATACCAGGAAGTGCAATATTCAAAAATATAAAAGAGGTTGCGCCTGCTAATTGTCTTTTAATTTCTAGTGATAACAGTATTAAAAAATGGGAATATTGGACTGTAGAAGCGAAAGAATTTAAAGAAACACCAGAAGAAGCTATAGCACATACTAGAGAATTACTAGTTGATGCAATAACAAGGCAACTTGTTGGAGATGTACCAGTTTGTACATTTTTATCAGGAGGATTAGATTCATCAGCTATTTCAGCTATAGCTGCTAATGAATTTAAAAATAGAGGAAAGAAACTTACAACTTATTCAATAGATTACGAGGATAATGATAAATATTTTAAATCTTCATTGTTTCAACCTACATCTGATGAATTCTACGCAGAAGAAATGGCAAAATTCATTGGAAGTAATCATAAAAAAGTAGTTTTAAATCATACTGATTTAGCATTGGCTTTAAGGGACGCTGTTATTGCAAGGGATTTGCCTGGTATGGCAGATATTGATTCATCATTACTTTTATTTTGTAAAGAAATTCGTAAAGATTTTGTAGTTGGTCTTTCAGGAGAATGCGCAGATGAAATTTTTGGTGGATATCCATGGTTTACAAGAGATGAAATGTTTTATCTAGATACTTTTCCTTGGTCAAGATTTGTTAATGATAGAAAAGCTATAGTAAATGAAAACTTGAAAAGTATGCCAATAGAAGAATTGGTTAGAACTCAATATGAGAAATCTTTAAGTAAAGTTCCACATCTTGATGATGAAAGTAAAAGAGATTATAGAATGAGGGAAGTATCATATTTGAACTTAAAATGGTTTATGGTAAACCTTCTTAATAGGAAAGATAGAGTCAGTATGACTAACAGCTTAGAGGTAAGAGTTCCTTTTGCAGATATTAGATTAGTTGATTATGCTTTTAATTTACCAGCTGAAGTAAAATTATATAAAGGAAGAGAAAAAGGATTATTAAGAGCAGCTCTTGAAGGTATATTACCAAAAGAAATAGTTTATAGAAAAAAGAGTCCATATCCAAAAACTCATAATCCAATATATACTGATATAGTCTGCAAGATGTTAACTGATATTTTAGATAAGAAATCATCGCCAATACATGAAATAATCGATGATAAAGTTGTTAAAGAAATTGTAAGAACTAGAGGTGAATCATATAAGTCACCTTGGTATGGACAATTAATGACAGGTCCTCAATTACTTGCATATTTAATTCAGGTAAATACTTGGCTTGAAGAATATAATATTAATCTATTACTTTAA
- a CDS encoding YaaR family protein — translation MEIGRVRRGTVTSERKIVSEKKDFSQSFSQERHKKSEEQLNKMIEDIKKRGSRLITTKTYVDVVMYKKMIKEYLESILKFMYETKKDISFWQTQYFITVDSIDARLEELTQSLLSDEKDNINIASKIDEIQGMIVDIYR, via the coding sequence ATGGAAATTGGTAGAGTACGAAGAGGAACCGTAACGTCTGAAAGAAAGATTGTTTCAGAAAAAAAAGATTTTTCGCAAAGTTTTAGTCAAGAAAGACACAAAAAATCAGAGGAACAATTGAATAAGATGATTGAAGACATAAAAAAAAGAGGTAGCAGACTTATAACAACTAAAACATATGTTGATGTAGTTATGTATAAAAAGATGATAAAAGAGTACTTAGAATCAATATTAAAGTTTATGTATGAAACTAAAAAGGATATTAGTTTTTGGCAAACTCAATATTTTATTACTGTAGATAGTATTGATGCTAGATTGGAAGAATTAACTCAATCACTACTTTCTGATGAGAAGGATAATATTAATATTGCATCTAAAATAGATGAAATTCAAGGTATGATTGTCGATATATATAGATAA